AAATTATATGTtctccaattttttttttttttctaataaggATTTAAAACCAGCTTTTGCCTGCACTATTATCGAAACTGATGTCGAGGTGGAATTTGAAGAACCTGTAGACCATACTGAAAGTAACTACATTAGTTAAATGTTTGttctcataatttttttttatgcaaattgcgtatgtttatattttctttaggTGTACAATATGTAGAAGAGCCTGTATCTGTGGAAGAAAGCGTAAGAATCATTTACTGCTAATATACATCAAGTGATTATGAGTTATAAAGTTTTCTTGTGTTAGAAGCGTTTAGATTAATTCCCATTACTcgacattttaaatattataactttTGTAATGAGTAcaaatgtgtgtatatatatgcatacgtatgcatgtatgtgtaAATGTGTGTATGAATTCCCATTAACGCATTTCAAATAGCGgagaaatacaaaaatttatgaattcAAATTTTTAGAAGTTCATAGGGAAAGGGCAAAGAACCGATGGTAAAGCGtgtaaaaacattaaaaaagaaaaagtcaAAACAAAAGTTGTTGAAAATATGGAACCATGGAAGGATAAACTAGTTGGGGGCGTCAGagtaattaaatgaaaaaataaaaagattaaaaaaaaaaaaaaaaaaaaaatacatacatacattacgTACGCgcagtacatacatatatatatatgtatgcagcacgtatatataaaagacaATATcgttataaatgaaataaattatttttttatcagaGCCAATGTGTCGAATATGAAGAGATGTTAAGGAAAGGCTGTATTCCTGGAATAATAGGAAAATTCAAGGaacgaaaaaattaagtgaaaaaaggatactttttttttttttttgataccATCTAATATCTTTTCAACACCTTtttaacacttttttttttcatatatttttacatatttaattcatatctgtaatttttattacttttactattattttattattattttaattattatatttgcaatttttattttattattattttttttttttaatgaaaccTTTAAATATTAGtatctcctttttttgttaatatattatttataacacACAATgtagaatattaaaaaaaaaaaaacaaaaaaacaaaaaaaagagctagaaaaatgaaaaaaactctaaaaatatatttaatgaaaaactgttttaaaataagCCGTACATAAATaccaaatttaaaaaaaatttcatgaACACagaggaaaaggaaaaaaaaaaaaagaaaatacataggtacacatatgtacatatatattatattacctATATGAATGTGGAAACACTTAAGACTTAAATAGCGaacgagaaaaaaaaaagcaaaaagtgtaaacttataaaacaaaaaaattaagcttATGTACCCTTGCATGTACGCAATAGagaattttttcttttcaataactacgtattaatataaataaaatcaaatGAAAATCAATTAATaatcaaaagaaaaaggaataaaaaccaaataaaaatcaaaagaaaaaggaataaaaaccAAATAAAAATCAATGAACAAGCAGATAAAAATTCAAGCAcgcaaataatatattataatatgtaaGCCCTTTTATAAACAAGAGAAGTCCAAAAATAGCATATATTGTAATAACACAAAAATAGTAAACactaatttttattagttaTATACTAACAAggaaaattaagaaaattttaatacaatgaatgaaaaatgtGAAGAAGTAAAACTAAAATATTACACTTGTTTAAATAATAGCAAAAGAAACCCAAGCAAGTGCAAGTATATTGAAACTGAATTAAGGGAATGTTCAAAAacgtaatataaaaataatgttcattattatttatgtagaaaaggaaaattttaaatgtttaaatatttatataaacttgttgtatataataaagaaaaaaaaataggaaaaatattCCCTGCATACACGAATGATAAAACTgcctatatatatgataaatacacataattatctatacatattataacatAAACAAATATGTCGGAGTTCTTACAAATAACtgaatataaaatgtttattgaatttatttatttttttttttgtttttttataatcacAGGACAGGGGAATCCTACTGCATAGATGAAATTAATAATCTAATGGAGTGCTCAAGGTACCTTTGCATCTTAAAGTGTGTGAATTGTCAAGAGTAAAATATCATATGCGCTTCAACTAAGATAGTAATGCATAGACTGTGTGTGCTCCTGCTTTAATgattcttatatataaaagaaatataacaaaattatgttatgcatgtatactaattctttttattttcaaaaattgaaTAGATCACCTGATTCTTCAGTTTGTGCTAAagatttttttcttttccgaGAATGTAACAGACCCGATGGACCACACATGCTCATGGAAGTTATATccagaaaaagaaaaaaaaacaaataaataagcaaagatgcaaataaataaacaaataaataacaagCACATtgttgcatatatatataaatgagcaaacatgtacatgttagctcttcttttaatttacagGACAACAAATATGTAATTGCAACAAAGCATCTGGATAAATATAACGTCAATAATGCGATAATAGGATTAGCCGATGCACCTGAACGAAACAACACAAACACAGCATCCTTCttacaaaaaatgaaggaaACATTACAcctaaaaaattttaaggaaaaatttGTTGCATATAAATGGTGAACCAGAAGTTGTGTGTTTtgtgaataattttttttctttttttgaaaatttgctttgttttatatatttttttctttatttttcttcgtttttctcttttttttcttcattttttaatatttttctttatatttcttcgtttttctcttttttttctatatttttttaatatttttctttatttgtcTTCGTATTTCTATTctttcattcatttttctatatttttctttattttttttcatttttctatttttttctaatgaatattttttttttaaatgtttttgtAAGAAATAGTcccattttttgaaaaatgtaaGGAAAAACCCGAAACTTCTTTATGCATACAATGCTGAATAACACAGCACCATTTGAAGCAATCAGAATGAGAATGGAAATATTAGCAGCGCAGGTACGTATATtggaattttaaaatataatggtaTACGGTATTAATAGTCAGAAGCCGCTGAATGGTTTAGAAAACTTTTTATCTTGTTACGAACATAAATGCTTcaagaatataaataaaaaagggaaagaagtaaaagaaaaaaaaaagaaaaagaatcccattttaataatatatctatgtaaaacgagaaaaaaattaataagtgTATAAGGCACATGCtgctaaataaaaatgtacagCTATCACTAGCATTTTCTGCCAACGTGATGTTAATAGTGGGTAatcgtatatatacatatatataaatatataaatatatatatatatatatatatatatatatatatatatatatatatatatatatatatatgtacgcatataCAGGGGATGTATTTTCGTTTGTCCTTCTTTGCTCGCCATTTCGGGAACAGGTGCACAtactaaattttaaattttttacttattattcCTTCCACCCCGTCTCTCTTGACAACCGAATAATGTTCATTAAAAACTTTAGACTTCATCCAGTTGACAATTTGATATtcagaaaatttattttgcataGCTGTTTTCATGAAAATGTGTAGGGGTAAGAAAACATTATTAGGATTTAAAAACTCGGTTTCATTTTCCGTTCCTGATTCAGCATCATTATGAAAATCTTTTGCAGaagcattttttaaattttctctCTGTATTATTTGTTGAATAGTTCTTCTAACTAATTCACATAAAACTTCATGACCACCTCTAAATAAAGCTCTGTATCTAGCAAATTCTTTACTTAATTGTTTGGCTACAGCAAATCTTTGACAAGAAACATACGATTCCAATAAAGTAGCTATAGCATAATCTACATCTTTTGAAACAATTTGTTGAGACAATCGCATTTTTGCATTAGCTTCAGCAATTCTTATAATGCTTTCAATATGTCTTAAGGTTAATGGATAGCCACCAGATGCACTAGCTTTTTGCCTTACTCTACTATAAAAATTAGAGAGCTTCGCACTAATTTCTGCATATGGGACATCTGATAAACTTGGTTTACAGTTCGTCCTGGCatagataatatatttttgtaataagtCTTGTGGTATTGGTTCATATGCTGAAGAAGAAACAATAACATTCTTCAAATTTTCAATtcttttttgataattttgAGTATTTTCTAATTTAGGGTGACTTAACTGATGATTAGTTACAACATATTCAGCAAGGTAAAAATCTTCATCTACATTTGGTATATCTCTCAAAACAGTAATTAGATCAAATCTACTTAATATGGGATCCGATAGAT
This genomic interval from Plasmodium brasilianum strain Bolivian I chromosome 13, whole genome shotgun sequence contains the following:
- a CDS encoding ATP synthase-associated protein, whose translation is MNEKCEEVKLKYYTCLNNSKRNPSKCKYIETELRECSKTTGESYCIDEINNLMECSRSPDSSVCAKDFFLFRECNRPDGPHMLMEDNKYVIATKHLDKYNVNNAIIGLADAPERNNTNTASFLQKMKETLHLKNFKEKFVAYKW